Part of the Gemmatimonadaceae bacterium genome is shown below.
CGAGCTCAACCGAAAGATTCTCCGCGATCGCGCCGCCTTCCCTCTCATTACCCTCGACAATGGCGATATCGTCGAGATAGTGCACTTCGTTGGCGGTGGCTGAATGACAGGAACGGCGGTCGAGACGTCGCCCGGCATGCTGCCGCTGACAATCGCAGGCCGTGAATTCCGGTCACGACTCATGGTGGGCACCGGCAAGTACGCCACAAATCTCGACATGATCCGGGCTATTGATGCTTCGGGGGCGGAGGTGGTGACGGTTGCGGTGCGGAGAGTAGATCTGAATCGAGTCAACGACGAAGGAATACTCCGCCATCTTGACCCTGATCATTTTTTTCTGCTGGCCAACACCGCTGGCTGTTATGACAGCGACGAGGCAATTCGCTATGCGCATCTCGCGCGTGCTGCGGGTTTCAACGAGTGGGTCAAGCTCGAGGTGATCGGCGACCTCGAGACTCTGCTTCCCGATACAGCCGGGCTCCTCGAGGCCACCCGCGCGCTGGCGGACGAGGGATTCAAGGTCATGGCCTACACCAACGATGA
Proteins encoded:
- a CDS encoding thiazole synthase, with protein sequence MTGTAVETSPGMLPLTIAGREFRSRLMVGTGKYATNLDMIRAIDASGAEVVTVAVRRVDLNRVNDEGILRHLDPDHFFLLANTAGCYDSDEAIRYAHLARAAGFNEWVKLEVIGDLETLLPDTAGLLEATRALADEGFKVMAYTNDDLIAALRLEDAGAVAVMPLASPIGSGLGMLNPFAIRTIKHRLHVPVIVDAGVGTASDACIVMEQGVDGILMNTGIAAASDPVQMASAMKQAVEAGRLAYLAGRMPRREIAVPSSPFTGMFNT